One genomic segment of Lysobacter sp. 5GHs7-4 includes these proteins:
- a CDS encoding phosphoadenylyl-sulfate reductase → MSPPDPITAAESPRALADLNRWLERLSAQDRIAWALENTAGEHALSSSFGAQAAVSLHMVTRQAPKIPVILIDTGYLFPETYRFVDDMSSRLDLNLKVYRPQIGIAWMEARMGKIWEQGVDGIERYNRLRKVEPMQRALNELGVRTWIAGLRRSQSSSRANLDFLSLRDGRWKLHPLADWSDRDVWQYLQQHDLPYHPLWHDGYVSIGDVHTTSKLEAGMREEDTRFFGLKRECGLHFDDEGTTEQAA, encoded by the coding sequence ATGAGCCCGCCCGATCCCATCACCGCCGCCGAATCGCCGCGCGCGCTGGCCGATCTCAACCGTTGGCTGGAACGCCTGAGCGCGCAGGACCGTATCGCCTGGGCGCTGGAGAACACCGCCGGCGAGCACGCGCTGTCGTCCAGCTTCGGCGCGCAGGCCGCGGTCAGCCTGCACATGGTCACGCGGCAGGCGCCGAAGATTCCGGTGATCCTGATCGACACCGGTTATCTGTTCCCGGAGACCTACCGCTTCGTCGACGACATGAGCAGCCGCCTGGACCTGAACCTCAAGGTCTATCGGCCGCAGATCGGCATTGCCTGGATGGAAGCGCGCATGGGCAAGATCTGGGAACAGGGCGTGGACGGCATCGAGCGCTACAACCGCCTGCGCAAGGTCGAGCCGATGCAGCGCGCCTTGAACGAGTTGGGCGTGCGCACCTGGATCGCCGGCCTGCGCCGCAGCCAGTCCAGCAGCCGCGCCAACCTCGACTTCCTCAGCCTGCGCGACGGCCGCTGGAAACTGCACCCGCTGGCCGACTGGAGCGACCGCGACGTCTGGCAGTACCTGCAGCAGCACGACCTGCCCTACCACCCGCTGTGGCACGACGGCTACGTGTCGATCGGCGACGTGCACACCACCAGCAAGCTGGAGGCCGGCATGCGCGAGGAGGACACGCGGTTCTTCGGGCTCAAGCGCGAGTGCGGGCTGCACTTCGACGATGAGGGGACGACGGAGCAGGCGGCTTGA
- a CDS encoding LysR family transcriptional regulator, with protein MTLTQLRYLVAIADSGLNITLAAERVHATQPGLSKQLKQLEDELGFQLFVRKGRSLEAIAPAGERVLAHARRILDEAGNIRAYAANERGQHAGRLVLATTHTQARYVLPPVIANVKRGFPQVSVHLQAAADGEVLEHLSHGNADLAVISTAGAAPEGGLAVPLFRWRRVVLVPSTHALAALKRAPTLSELAAHPLISYESSTRPESSLRRAFAAGGAEPQLAMTARDADLIKTYVRAGLGVGVLAEMAVTGRDEDLKALTAPDALPECVTWAVIPRARVLRDYALELLHGLAPQIDRRDLRRVLEGNLEAQWPRAPSWDELVRGKSVA; from the coding sequence ATGACCCTGACCCAACTGCGCTACCTGGTCGCCATCGCCGACTCGGGCCTCAACATCACCTTGGCCGCCGAGCGCGTGCACGCGACCCAGCCCGGCTTGTCCAAGCAGCTCAAGCAGTTGGAGGACGAGCTGGGCTTCCAGTTGTTCGTGCGCAAGGGCCGCAGCCTGGAAGCGATCGCGCCGGCCGGCGAGCGCGTGCTCGCGCATGCGCGCCGCATCCTCGACGAGGCCGGCAACATCCGCGCCTACGCCGCCAACGAGCGCGGCCAGCACGCCGGCCGCCTGGTCCTGGCCACCACGCACACCCAGGCGCGTTATGTGCTGCCGCCGGTGATCGCGAACGTGAAGCGCGGCTTCCCGCAGGTCAGCGTGCACTTGCAGGCCGCCGCCGACGGCGAGGTGCTGGAGCATCTGTCGCACGGCAATGCCGACCTGGCGGTGATCAGCACCGCCGGCGCCGCGCCCGAGGGCGGGTTGGCGGTGCCGCTGTTCCGCTGGCGGCGCGTGGTGCTGGTGCCCAGCACGCATGCGCTGGCCGCGCTCAAGCGCGCGCCCACGCTCAGCGAACTGGCCGCGCACCCGTTGATCAGCTACGAATCCTCGACGCGTCCGGAATCCTCGCTGCGGCGCGCCTTCGCCGCCGGCGGCGCCGAACCGCAACTGGCGATGACCGCGCGCGACGCCGACCTGATCAAGACCTACGTGCGCGCCGGCCTCGGCGTGGGCGTGCTGGCCGAGATGGCCGTGACCGGGCGCGACGAAGACCTCAAGGCGCTGACCGCGCCCGATGCGCTGCCCGAATGCGTGACCTGGGCGGTGATCCCGCGCGCGCGCGTGCTGCGCGACTACGCGCTGGAACTGCTGCACGGCCTGGCGCCGCAGATCGACCGCCGCGATTTGCGGCGCGTGCTCGAGGGCAATCTCGAGGCGCAGTGGCCGCGCGCGCCCAGCTGGGACGAGTTGGTGCGGGGTAAGAGCGTGGCTTGA
- the cysK gene encoding cysteine synthase A, whose product MALYDSILDTIGNTPIVKLHRIAPAHVSLYAKVESFNPGGSVKDRLALAIVLDAERSGALKPGQTIVEATSGNTGIALAMVAAARGYPFVAVMTETFSVERRKLMRAYGAKVILTPAAERGSGMVRKAAELAAKHGWFLARQFENPANPAYHRSTTGPEILRDFAGKRLDYFVTGWGTGGTLSGAGQVLKLARPDLKIVASEPAGASLLSGKDWQPHKIQGWTPDFVPAVLDRGVADEVRPVDDVLARDTARRLAAEEGVFVGISAGATVAAALQVAEQAPPGSVLLAMLPDTGERYLSTFLFEGVAEGSDEEWLATLEQDDTVAA is encoded by the coding sequence ATGGCCCTCTACGACAGCATCCTCGACACCATCGGCAACACCCCCATCGTCAAACTGCACCGGATCGCACCGGCGCACGTATCGCTGTACGCCAAGGTCGAATCCTTCAACCCCGGCGGCTCGGTCAAGGACCGTCTGGCGCTGGCGATCGTGCTGGACGCCGAGCGCAGCGGCGCGCTCAAGCCGGGTCAGACCATCGTCGAGGCGACGTCCGGCAACACCGGCATCGCGCTGGCGATGGTCGCCGCCGCGCGCGGTTATCCGTTCGTGGCGGTGATGACCGAAACCTTCTCGGTCGAACGCCGCAAGCTGATGCGCGCCTACGGCGCCAAGGTGATCCTGACGCCGGCCGCCGAGCGCGGCAGCGGGATGGTGCGCAAGGCCGCCGAACTGGCGGCCAAACATGGCTGGTTCCTGGCGCGCCAGTTCGAGAATCCGGCCAATCCGGCCTATCACCGCAGCACCACCGGGCCGGAGATCCTGCGCGATTTCGCCGGCAAGCGGCTGGATTACTTCGTGACCGGCTGGGGCACCGGCGGCACGCTCAGCGGCGCCGGCCAGGTGCTCAAGCTGGCGCGCCCCGATCTGAAGATCGTCGCGTCCGAGCCCGCCGGCGCCTCGCTGCTCAGCGGCAAGGACTGGCAGCCGCACAAAATCCAGGGCTGGACCCCGGACTTCGTGCCGGCCGTACTGGACCGCGGCGTCGCCGACGAGGTGCGCCCGGTCGACGACGTGCTCGCACGCGACACCGCGCGCCGCCTCGCCGCCGAGGAAGGCGTGTTCGTCGGCATCTCCGCCGGCGCCACCGTCGCCGCCGCGCTACAGGTCGCCGAGCAGGCGCCGCCCGGCAGCGTGCTGCTGGCGATGCTGCCCGACACCGGCGAGCGCTACCTGTCGACCTTCCTGTTCGAAGGCGTCGCGGAAGGTTCCGACGAGGAGTGGCTGGCGACACTGGAGCAGGACGACACGGTCGCCGCCTGA
- the cysG gene encoding siroheme synthase CysG, protein MSTGLFPLFAALRGRAVLVVGGGAVAQRKVEALLDAGAQVRVGAPALQASLVQLAEQGRIRHLPGEFVEQWLDEVWLAIAATDDVAVNRAVAAAGEARRLWVNVVDDAEASSFHVPARIERGPLQIAISSGGGAPMLARHLRERLETQLDPSMADLAELLGRERLRIRARYPDLGARRRFFDGLLDGPLQGLLRQRRHRAAQRAFDDALDAREPRARRGAVVLVGAGPGDPGLLTLRGLRALNEADVILHDRLVSAEVLQLARRDAERIEVGKQAGDHHTTQDRIHELMLAHARAGKRVVRLKGGDPFVFGRGGEEIEVLRAHGIDYEVVPGITAALACAAYAGVPLTHREHAQAVRLVTAHCKDSEDALDWAALAQERQTLAVYMGVAGLDRLRDRLIAHGRAPSTPFALIENGSRANQRTVVGTLAELPDAALAHGVRSPALLIVGEVAGLAERLHWYGAAPLRYAPALAEAA, encoded by the coding sequence ATGAGTACCGGTCTTTTTCCCCTGTTCGCCGCTCTGCGCGGCCGTGCCGTTCTCGTGGTGGGCGGCGGCGCGGTCGCGCAGCGCAAGGTCGAGGCCTTGCTGGACGCCGGGGCGCAGGTGCGCGTCGGCGCGCCCGCGCTGCAGGCTTCGCTGGTGCAGCTGGCCGAACAGGGCCGCATCCGCCACCTGCCCGGCGAGTTCGTCGAGCAGTGGCTGGACGAGGTCTGGCTGGCGATCGCCGCCACCGACGACGTCGCGGTCAACCGCGCGGTCGCCGCGGCCGGCGAGGCGCGCCGGCTCTGGGTCAACGTGGTCGACGACGCCGAAGCCTCCAGCTTCCACGTGCCGGCGCGGATCGAACGCGGGCCCTTGCAGATCGCGATCTCCAGCGGCGGCGGCGCGCCGATGCTGGCGCGGCATCTGCGCGAGCGCCTGGAAACTCAGCTCGATCCGTCCATGGCCGACCTGGCCGAACTGCTGGGCCGCGAACGCCTACGCATCCGCGCGCGCTATCCGGACCTGGGCGCGCGCCGGCGTTTCTTCGACGGCCTGCTCGACGGCCCGCTGCAGGGCCTGTTGCGCCAGCGCCGCCATCGCGCGGCGCAGCGCGCATTCGACGACGCCCTGGACGCGCGCGAACCGCGTGCGCGGCGCGGCGCGGTGGTGCTGGTCGGCGCCGGCCCTGGCGATCCGGGCCTGCTGACCCTGCGCGGCCTGCGCGCGCTCAACGAAGCCGACGTGATCCTGCACGACCGCCTGGTCAGTGCCGAAGTACTGCAACTGGCGCGACGCGACGCCGAGCGCATCGAGGTCGGCAAGCAAGCCGGCGATCACCACACCACCCAGGACCGCATCCACGAGCTGATGCTCGCGCACGCGCGCGCCGGCAAGCGCGTGGTCCGGCTCAAGGGCGGCGATCCGTTCGTGTTCGGGCGCGGCGGCGAGGAAATCGAAGTGCTGCGCGCGCACGGCATCGACTACGAGGTGGTGCCCGGCATCACCGCCGCGCTGGCCTGCGCCGCCTATGCCGGCGTGCCGCTCACCCATCGCGAGCATGCGCAGGCGGTGCGGCTGGTGACCGCGCACTGCAAGGATTCGGAAGACGCGCTGGACTGGGCCGCGCTGGCGCAGGAGCGCCAGACCCTGGCGGTGTACATGGGTGTGGCCGGACTGGACCGCTTGCGCGACCGCCTCATCGCGCACGGGCGCGCGCCAAGCACGCCGTTCGCGCTGATCGAAAACGGCTCGCGCGCCAACCAACGCACCGTGGTCGGCACCCTGGCCGAACTGCCCGATGCCGCGCTCGCGCACGGCGTGCGTTCGCCGGCGCTGCTGATCGTCGGCGAGGTCGCGGGCCTGGCCGAACGCCTGCATTGGTACGGCGCGGCGCCGCTGCGCTACGCGCCGGCGCTGGCCGAAGCGGCCTGA